From uncultured Desulfobacter sp.:
ATCTGGGCATTGCAAAGGATTATGAGCCCTTGTTGCTGGTTCCCATCGGATTTGGCATGCTCGTGGGGAATATTCCTATTTTCAAGGGGCTGGGGCTCGGCATTTATGAAAGTAATTCTGTTCTGCACTACCTGTATTTTGGGGTAACCCAGGGCATTTATCCGCCTTTGATATTTCTTGGCATTGGTGCCATGACCGACTTTTCAACACTTCTGGCACGACCGGTCCTTATGCTTTTGGGCGCTGCGGCCCAGGCAGGCATTTTTATCACTTTTCTGGGTGCACTGGCTTTGGGTTTTATGCCCAATGAGTCAGCAGCCATCGGTATCATCGGCGGGGCGGACGGACCTACGGCCATTTTTCTGACCGCCAAGCTGGCCCCGCATCTTATCGGTCCCATTGCTGTTGCGGCTTACAGTTACATGGCGCTTGTGCCGGTAATCCAGCCGCCGATTATGAAACTTTTAACCACGCGCAAGGAACGGCTCATCCGTATGGAAGAGCCGCGTCAGGTCTCCAAGCGAGAAAAAATTATATTTCCGGTTATAGCCTTTTTGCTCTGCTGTTTTCTGGCACCTGCAGCTCTGCCTCTTTTGGGCATGTTGTGCT
This genomic window contains:
- a CDS encoding sodium ion-translocating decarboxylase subunit beta, producing the protein MDTLFLEFFQNTGFYLCDYRNIIMIIVGMIFIYLGIAKDYEPLLLVPIGFGMLVGNIPIFKGLGLGIYESNSVLHYLYFGVTQGIYPPLIFLGIGAMTDFSTLLARPVLMLLGAAAQAGIFITFLGALALGFMPNESAAIGIIGGADGPTAIFLTAKLAPHLIGPIAVAAYSYMALVPVIQPPIMKLLTTRKERLIRMEEPRQVSKREKIIFPVIAFLLCCFLAPAALPLLGMLCFGNLLKEAVVTERLAVTARTALIDIATILLGLTVGASTQGDVFLTQNSVKIFILGALSFCIATACGLLFAKFMNLFLKKKINPLLGAAGVSAVPDSARVVHVVGQREDPSNFLLMHAMAPNVSGVIGSAIAAGVLWSLMS